One window of the Rufibacter radiotolerans genome contains the following:
- a CDS encoding Dps family protein gives MESHNELGLARRDTKDLAVKLNELLANYHVYYQNLRAFHWNIKGGNFFALHAKFEELYTAAFETIDEVAERILTLRHTPMHSFSDYLATSTVQERKNLTSDKETVAATVENIGQIIHLEREVLALAGELEDEGTQGLISDDLNTLEKNLWMLNAFQAD, from the coding sequence ATGGAATCGCATAACGAATTAGGGCTAGCCCGCAGAGACACCAAAGATTTAGCCGTTAAGCTCAATGAGCTGCTGGCCAATTACCATGTCTATTACCAGAACCTGCGGGCCTTCCATTGGAACATTAAAGGCGGCAACTTCTTTGCGCTGCACGCCAAGTTTGAGGAACTGTACACGGCCGCTTTTGAGACCATTGATGAGGTGGCCGAGCGTATCCTGACCCTGCGTCACACGCCCATGCACAGCTTCTCAGACTACCTGGCCACCTCAACGGTGCAGGAAAGAAAGAACCTGACCTCAGACAAAGAGACCGTGGCAGCCACCGTGGAGAACATTGGCCAAATCATCCATTTAGAGCGCGAGGTGCTGGCCCTGGCCGGCGAATTGGAGGACGAGGGAACCCAGGGGCTCATCAGCGATGACCTGAACACCCTGGAGAAAAACCTCTGGATGCTGAACGCTTTCCAGGCTGATTAA
- the agaR gene encoding transcriptional repressor AgaR, translating into MINITERHQHILNKLQQKGQVQVLDLCEELSVSSVTIRKDLKLLEDKGLLFRTHGGATQNNPYTIDRPVNEKETMQTGEKKLIGTAAARLVQPNDSILIASGTTVMALAKSIQPQESLMVITSALNVALELLRHPEVEVLQLGGLLRKSSSSVTGPYAESVLADFSCSKLFLGVDGIDIEFGLTTTNVMEARLNRQMINISQKTIVLADSSKFGRRGFGRICGFEDIDEIITDKGISEHTIDTLKGMGVKVTIV; encoded by the coding sequence ATGATTAATATTACGGAACGGCACCAGCATATCTTAAACAAGCTTCAGCAGAAAGGGCAGGTGCAGGTATTGGATCTATGCGAGGAGCTGAGCGTTTCATCGGTGACCATTAGAAAGGACCTGAAACTGCTGGAAGACAAAGGCCTTTTGTTTAGGACCCACGGCGGCGCCACCCAGAACAACCCCTACACCATTGACCGGCCGGTGAATGAGAAGGAGACCATGCAGACCGGTGAGAAAAAGCTCATTGGCACGGCCGCGGCCAGGCTGGTGCAGCCTAACGACTCCATACTTATCGCCTCTGGTACCACGGTCATGGCGCTGGCCAAAAGTATACAGCCCCAGGAGAGCCTGATGGTGATTACCTCGGCGCTGAACGTGGCCCTGGAGCTGTTGCGCCACCCCGAGGTGGAGGTGCTGCAACTAGGCGGCCTGCTTAGGAAAAGCTCTTCCAGTGTTACCGGTCCTTACGCGGAAAGCGTGCTCGCCGATTTTTCCTGCAGCAAGTTGTTTCTGGGCGTAGACGGCATTGACATAGAGTTTGGCCTCACTACCACCAACGTGATGGAAGCCCGCCTGAACCGCCAGATGATCAATATCTCCCAGAAAACTATTGTATTGGCAGACTCCTCTAAGTTTGGACGCCGGGGTTTTGGCCGTATCTGCGGGTTTGAGGACATTGACGAGATCATCACCGACAAAGGCATCTCTGAGCACACCATAGATACTCTCAAGGGTATGGGCGTGAAAGTGACCATTGTCTAA
- a CDS encoding metallophosphoesterase has product MVRLILTLLLVFLIDVYVFQAVRTVSVGLPFLLRRAIFVGYWSLSLFTLGTLLVALLTRGTAPNPVRMEVANLLFILFVSKLVVVLFLLLDDGIRLVQWVSNAVRGPEKPRFDLSRHTFLSQMALVMGAIPFGTLIWGMVKGAYDYQVKKVTLEFANLPASFHGFKLLQITDMHSGSFHSGEPLEKAVALINQQAADVVVFTGDLVNNVASEVEPYLDILAKIKAPNGVYSILGNHDYGDYVAWPNHEAKIQNLNTLKQHHRRAGWDLLLNEHRVLERNGEKIGLLGVENWGMRMHFPKYGSLSRAHAGSEHLPFKILLTHDPSHWDGEVNQHYKDIDLSLSGHTHGMQFGVNIPGFKWSPVQYVYKQWSGLYQNGKQFLYVNVGLGFLGYHGRVGFLPEITVFEFRRSQA; this is encoded by the coding sequence ATGGTTCGTTTGATCCTCACACTTTTACTTGTCTTTCTCATAGACGTCTACGTTTTCCAGGCGGTGCGCACCGTGTCGGTAGGGTTGCCTTTCCTGCTCAGGAGGGCCATTTTTGTGGGCTACTGGTCGCTCAGCCTGTTCACCCTGGGCACGCTGCTGGTAGCGCTTTTGACTCGGGGCACAGCCCCCAACCCGGTGCGCATGGAGGTGGCCAACCTGCTCTTTATCCTGTTCGTGTCTAAGCTGGTGGTGGTGCTTTTCCTGCTGCTGGATGATGGCATCCGGTTGGTGCAGTGGGTGTCTAACGCGGTGCGCGGACCAGAGAAGCCCCGGTTTGATCTGTCCAGACATACGTTTTTGAGCCAAATGGCGCTGGTGATGGGCGCTATCCCCTTCGGGACGCTCATCTGGGGCATGGTGAAGGGCGCCTATGATTACCAGGTAAAGAAAGTGACCCTGGAGTTTGCCAACCTGCCGGCCTCTTTCCATGGGTTCAAGCTGCTGCAGATCACAGATATGCACTCAGGTAGCTTCCATTCCGGGGAGCCGCTGGAGAAAGCGGTGGCCCTCATCAATCAGCAGGCCGCCGATGTGGTGGTCTTCACCGGGGACCTGGTCAACAACGTGGCCTCTGAGGTAGAACCGTACCTGGATATCCTGGCCAAAATCAAGGCGCCCAACGGGGTGTACTCTATCTTAGGCAACCATGACTACGGCGATTACGTGGCCTGGCCCAACCATGAGGCCAAGATCCAGAACCTGAACACGCTCAAGCAACACCACCGCCGCGCCGGCTGGGACCTGCTCCTGAACGAGCACCGGGTGCTGGAGCGCAACGGCGAGAAGATTGGGCTGCTGGGTGTGGAGAACTGGGGCATGCGCATGCATTTCCCTAAGTACGGAAGCCTGTCCAGGGCCCACGCCGGATCTGAGCACCTGCCGTTCAAGATCCTGCTCACCCATGATCCCTCGCACTGGGACGGCGAAGTGAACCAACACTACAAAGACATTGACCTTTCCCTCTCGGGCCATACCCACGGCATGCAATTTGGCGTGAACATTCCCGGGTTTAAGTGGAGCCCGGTGCAGTATGTGTACAAACAGTGGTCAGGGCTCTACCAGAACGGGAAGCAGTTTCTCTACGTGAACGTGGGGCTGGGCTTTCTGGGGTACCACGGGCGCGTGGGCTTTCTACCGGAGATTACGGTGTTTGAGTTCAGGCGCAGCCAGGCGTAA
- a CDS encoding cell division protein ZapA produces the protein MSELSIRIKIADREYPMRVNEDEEERLRQAGKFLNERLRMFREEFGIHDKQDLLAMIALETAADKIKTEDAAVETQLTLEQKLSSLNQLLSSLQLG, from the coding sequence ATGAGTGAGTTATCTATACGAATCAAGATAGCCGACCGCGAGTATCCGATGCGGGTAAACGAGGACGAGGAAGAAAGGCTGCGGCAGGCCGGAAAGTTTCTGAACGAGCGCCTGAGAATGTTCAGGGAGGAGTTCGGGATTCATGACAAGCAGGATCTGCTGGCCATGATTGCACTGGAAACCGCCGCCGACAAGATAAAGACGGAAGACGCCGCCGTTGAAACCCAACTTACGTTGGAGCAGAAACTCTCTTCTTTGAACCAACTGCTCTCTTCCCTGCAGCTCGGATAA
- the radC gene encoding RadC family protein has protein sequence MSTVYAPAPLSIKSWAEEDRPREKLLLKGRAALSDAELIGILIGSGTPKLSAVDVAKLILAAVDNDLNALARLTVKELQKHKGIGEAKAISIVSALELGRRRKEAAPAVKTRITCSTDIYDYIKPHLLDLPHEEFWIILLNRANTIMKKIQISTGGVAGTVADPKLIFKHALENLASAIILVHNHPSGQLKPSAADISLTKKLQEAGKVLDLPILDHLIFTDSSYYSFADEDLL, from the coding sequence ATGTCAACAGTTTACGCTCCTGCCCCGCTTTCCATAAAATCCTGGGCCGAGGAAGACCGCCCCCGTGAGAAGCTTCTGCTCAAAGGCCGTGCCGCCCTCTCAGACGCCGAGCTCATTGGCATTCTCATTGGCTCCGGCACGCCTAAACTGAGCGCCGTAGACGTGGCCAAGCTGATTCTGGCCGCGGTAGACAATGATTTGAACGCCCTGGCCCGCCTCACGGTCAAGGAACTGCAGAAGCACAAGGGCATCGGTGAAGCCAAGGCCATCTCTATTGTGAGCGCCCTGGAACTGGGCCGAAGACGCAAAGAGGCCGCCCCCGCCGTAAAAACCCGCATTACCTGCTCCACTGACATCTACGACTACATCAAGCCCCACCTCCTGGACCTGCCCCACGAGGAGTTCTGGATCATTCTCCTCAACCGTGCCAACACCATCATGAAGAAAATACAGATCAGTACCGGAGGCGTGGCCGGCACCGTGGCCGATCCCAAACTCATCTTCAAGCACGCCCTGGAAAACCTGGCCAGCGCCATCATTCTGGTGCACAACCATCCTTCGGGCCAGCTAAAACCCAGCGCGGCTGATATCTCCCTCACCAAAAAACTGCAGGAAGCCGGAAAGGTTTTGGATCTCCCCATTCTGGACCACCTCATCTTCACCGACAGCAGCTACTACAGCTTCGCGGATGAGGACCTTTTGTGA
- a CDS encoding carboxymuconolactone decarboxylase family protein, with protein MLSVIQETQQDFLKDLGLSDQSFARLDQLVTGDSKYLKDLRINLKTALQSENVTSKEAYLIALSAAVNEENNTLSESFRTLAAAHGATDAELAEAVAVTSLLSTNNILYRFKHFMHTDFYESAAPKVKMNIMMNPVTGKEFFELVSLAISAINGCERCVTSHEESVRKLGASEQRIFDAVRIAAVVVGVSKVIR; from the coding sequence ATGCTTTCTGTCATACAAGAAACCCAACAAGATTTCCTGAAAGACCTAGGTCTTTCTGACCAATCCTTCGCGCGCCTGGACCAATTGGTTACCGGCGACTCCAAATATCTGAAAGACCTGCGCATCAACCTTAAAACCGCGCTGCAGTCTGAGAACGTGACCTCCAAAGAAGCCTACCTCATTGCCCTGTCGGCGGCGGTGAACGAGGAAAATAACACGCTGTCTGAGTCATTCCGGACGCTGGCTGCTGCCCACGGCGCCACTGACGCCGAGCTAGCTGAGGCTGTTGCCGTAACGTCTCTGCTGAGCACCAACAACATCCTCTACCGCTTCAAACACTTCATGCACACAGATTTTTATGAATCTGCCGCGCCAAAAGTGAAAATGAACATCATGATGAACCCGGTAACCGGCAAAGAATTCTTTGAACTGGTGAGTCTGGCTATCTCGGCTATCAACGGCTGTGAGCGCTGCGTGACCTCCCATGAAGAATCTGTGCGCAAATTAGGCGCCTCTGAGCAACGAATCTTTGATGCCGTGCGTATTGCCGCCGTAGTGGTGGGCGTGAGCAAGGTGATTAGATAA
- the rny gene encoding ribonuclease Y: MTIYIILAALVGAGIGFYAGRVMLLKLFKEQEHQATERAKLIIREAEAKAESQKKDKMLEAKEHFLKLKAEYEEEANRKKNIIIQNENKVKQREQFITKQQEDLKKKEQETDVLKDKLNQQLEGFNKRKEDLEAQFRDKQAKVEKDHHEILSRLERIANLSADEAREQLVENLKSEASTRASSYIKDIVAEAKLTATKEAKKVVIETIQRTAAEHAIENCVSIFNIESDDIKGKIIGREGRNIRALEAATGVEIIVDDTPEAIIISGFDPVRREIARLSLHRLVADGRIHPARIEEVVAKTKKSIDDEIVEIGERTAIDLGIHGLHPELIRMVGRMRFRSSYGQNLLQHSREVANLCATMAAELGLNVKHAKRAGLLHDIGKVTTEEPELPHAIIGMQLAQQYKEHPDVCNAIGAHHDEIEMTAMISPIIQSCDAISGSRPGARREIMESYIKRLKELEETAHSFEGVNQCYAIQAGRELRVMVDADNVTDERASQLSFDISQKIEKEMQYPGQIKITVIREMRSVSYAK, translated from the coding sequence ATGACTATTTATATCATTTTAGCAGCGCTGGTGGGCGCGGGCATCGGCTTTTATGCCGGCCGCGTCATGCTTCTGAAGCTCTTCAAGGAGCAGGAGCACCAAGCCACCGAACGCGCCAAACTCATCATCCGCGAAGCGGAAGCCAAAGCCGAAAGCCAGAAGAAAGACAAGATGCTGGAAGCCAAGGAGCATTTCCTGAAGCTCAAAGCCGAGTACGAGGAAGAGGCCAACCGCAAGAAAAACATCATCATCCAGAATGAGAACAAGGTAAAGCAGCGCGAGCAGTTCATTACCAAGCAGCAGGAAGACCTCAAGAAAAAAGAGCAGGAAACCGACGTTCTCAAAGACAAACTCAACCAGCAGCTGGAAGGCTTCAATAAACGCAAAGAAGACCTGGAAGCCCAGTTCCGCGACAAGCAAGCCAAGGTTGAGAAAGACCACCACGAGATTCTGAGCCGCCTGGAGCGCATTGCCAACCTGTCTGCCGACGAAGCCCGCGAGCAATTGGTAGAAAACCTGAAGTCTGAAGCCTCTACCCGCGCCTCTTCTTACATCAAAGACATTGTGGCCGAGGCCAAGCTCACCGCTACCAAAGAAGCCAAAAAGGTAGTGATTGAGACCATTCAGCGCACCGCCGCCGAGCACGCCATTGAGAACTGCGTGTCTATCTTCAACATTGAGTCTGATGACATTAAGGGCAAGATCATTGGTCGTGAGGGCCGGAACATCCGGGCACTGGAAGCTGCTACCGGTGTAGAGATCATTGTAGACGACACGCCTGAGGCGATTATCATCTCTGGCTTTGACCCGGTACGCCGCGAGATTGCCCGCCTTTCGCTGCACCGCCTGGTAGCCGACGGACGCATTCACCCGGCTCGTATTGAGGAAGTGGTGGCCAAGACCAAGAAAAGCATTGACGACGAGATTGTGGAGATTGGCGAACGTACCGCCATTGACCTGGGCATACATGGCCTGCACCCCGAACTGATCAGAATGGTGGGCCGCATGCGCTTTAGATCATCCTACGGCCAGAACCTGCTGCAGCACTCCAGAGAAGTAGCGAACCTTTGCGCCACCATGGCCGCTGAATTAGGCCTAAACGTGAAACACGCCAAACGCGCCGGTCTGTTACACGATATTGGAAAAGTAACCACTGAGGAGCCGGAATTACCGCACGCTATTATTGGTATGCAGCTGGCCCAGCAGTACAAAGAGCACCCAGATGTGTGTAACGCCATTGGCGCTCACCATGATGAGATTGAGATGACGGCCATGATTTCGCCTATCATCCAGTCCTGTGATGCTATTTCCGGCTCGCGCCCTGGTGCCCGCCGCGAGATCATGGAGTCGTACATCAAGCGTCTGAAAGAACTGGAAGAAACCGCCCACTCCTTTGAAGGCGTGAACCAGTGCTACGCCATCCAGGCCGGCCGCGAGCTGCGCGTGATGGTAGACGCCGATAACGTGACCGACGAACGCGCCTCCCAGCTGTCTTTTGATATCTCGCAGAAGATTGAGAAAGAGATGCAGTACCCAGGCCAGATCAAGATCACGGTCATCCGGGAAATGCGCTCCGTTTCTTACGCCAAATAG
- a CDS encoding peroxiredoxin, with amino-acid sequence MYQNRVLSVGAEFPAFSKKAVVSLERDQEFRTITEQEHRENDQWLVMFWWPKDFTFVCPTEIAEFNKNYDEFRDRDTQLIGASTDSEFVHAAWRRDHDDLRGLRFPMLADTSKSLAEELGILDAEEKVAYRVTYIVDPQGIIQWVSVNGLSVGRNVAEVLRVLDALQTDELCPCNWKKGEATLAV; translated from the coding sequence ATGTACCAAAACCGAGTTTTATCTGTTGGGGCGGAATTCCCTGCCTTTTCCAAAAAAGCTGTTGTTTCTTTAGAGAGAGACCAAGAGTTTAGAACCATCACTGAGCAAGAGCACCGCGAAAACGACCAATGGCTGGTAATGTTCTGGTGGCCCAAGGATTTCACCTTTGTGTGCCCTACTGAGATTGCCGAGTTCAACAAGAACTATGACGAGTTCCGGGACCGTGACACTCAACTGATTGGCGCCTCTACAGACTCTGAGTTTGTGCACGCCGCCTGGCGCCGCGACCACGACGACCTGCGTGGCCTTCGTTTCCCTATGTTAGCCGACACCTCTAAATCCCTGGCCGAAGAGCTGGGTATCTTAGACGCCGAAGAAAAAGTTGCCTACCGCGTGACCTATATTGTTGATCCACAAGGCATCATCCAGTGGGTGAGCGTGAATGGACTGAGCGTGGGCCGCAACGTAGCCGAAGTGCTGCGCGTGCTGGACGCCCTCCAAACCGATGAGCTTTGCCCTTGCAACTGGAAAAAAGGCGAAGCCACTTTAGCTGTTTAA
- the pheT gene encoding phenylalanine--tRNA ligase subunit beta, translating to MRISLDWLKTLIAIDKPALEVGKLLTDAGLEVEGIDIVEAVPGGLQGMVIGEVLTCAKHPDADKLSVTTVDTGDGEPKHIVCGAANVAAGQKVVIATVGATLYPAGGEPFQIKKSKIRGAVSEGMICAEDEIGLGHDHSGIMVLDTDLPNGTPAAQFFGLASDEVFEIGLTPNRADAASHLGVARDLQALLKTPYQLPDLSSFQVANTSLPISVEIENPEACPRYAGVSISGVTVQESPKWLQQRLRAIGLSPINNVVDVTNYVLHELGQPMHAFDAAKIKGGKIIVKNANEGAKFTTLDSMERTLRAEDLTISNAEEPMVLAGVFGGLQAGVTEATQSIFLESAYFSPAGIRKTSQTHGLKTDSSFRYERGTDPEMVITALKRAALLIQEVAGGEISSEIVDVYPTPIEPRQIQISYARVHQLIGQHIGEARIKEILTDLGMGLAEETAEDLLLNIPAYKVDVTREADVVEEVLRIYGYNNITLSENLAASYLAKFPNPDPEVTTARIGDALAANGFLETITNSLTNSNYYKDAEGNTPAELVPILNYNSEDLDAMRLTLVYSGLEVLRHNINRRQRDLKIFEIGKTYRKDGEKYKENNYLALFMTGNRAAESWQQASAKASFHDLAGQVQQVLTLCRQPHFTTKPTEHPYLAGGVTYQKGDVTLGHIGLLKESVCKQVDVKEQVWYAELNWDYLLRNYKDKLVFAELSKFPEVRRDLSLVVEKSVSFDQIKQVAQRVERKLLQDVNVFDVYEGDKIEAGKKAIAISVTLQDQNQTLTDKVIDSTMSRLMQQFEHQLGAVIRK from the coding sequence ATGCGCATATCCCTTGATTGGCTTAAAACCTTAATTGCTATAGATAAACCCGCCCTAGAAGTGGGCAAACTCCTCACAGATGCCGGCCTGGAAGTAGAAGGCATTGACATTGTGGAGGCGGTTCCCGGCGGCTTGCAGGGCATGGTTATTGGTGAAGTGCTTACCTGCGCCAAGCACCCCGATGCCGATAAACTGAGCGTAACTACCGTAGACACCGGCGACGGTGAACCCAAACACATTGTCTGCGGCGCGGCCAACGTGGCAGCGGGTCAGAAAGTGGTGATTGCTACCGTGGGCGCTACCCTGTACCCGGCGGGCGGCGAGCCGTTCCAGATCAAGAAATCAAAGATAAGAGGCGCCGTGTCTGAAGGCATGATCTGCGCCGAGGACGAGATTGGCCTGGGCCATGACCACTCGGGCATCATGGTACTGGATACCGATCTGCCCAACGGTACCCCGGCAGCCCAGTTCTTCGGACTGGCCTCTGACGAGGTGTTTGAGATCGGCCTCACGCCTAACCGCGCCGATGCCGCCTCGCACCTGGGTGTTGCCCGCGACCTGCAGGCCTTGCTCAAGACGCCGTATCAGTTACCAGACCTAAGTAGCTTCCAGGTTGCTAACACCAGCCTGCCTATCTCCGTGGAGATTGAGAACCCCGAGGCTTGTCCGCGCTACGCCGGGGTGAGCATCTCGGGTGTGACCGTGCAGGAGTCGCCGAAGTGGTTGCAGCAGCGGCTGCGGGCTATTGGCCTGTCGCCGATCAACAACGTGGTAGATGTGACCAATTACGTGCTGCACGAGTTGGGCCAGCCTATGCACGCCTTTGACGCCGCCAAAATCAAGGGTGGTAAAATCATTGTAAAGAATGCTAACGAGGGCGCCAAGTTCACCACCCTGGACAGCATGGAGCGCACCCTGCGCGCCGAGGACCTGACCATCAGCAACGCCGAGGAACCGATGGTGCTGGCGGGCGTGTTCGGCGGTTTGCAGGCAGGCGTAACTGAGGCGACCCAGAGCATTTTCCTGGAAAGCGCTTACTTCTCCCCGGCCGGCATTAGAAAAACCTCGCAGACCCACGGCCTGAAGACCGATTCTTCGTTCCGTTACGAACGCGGCACCGATCCTGAGATGGTGATTACCGCCTTGAAACGCGCCGCCCTGTTGATTCAGGAAGTGGCCGGCGGTGAAATTTCCTCTGAGATTGTAGACGTCTACCCTACTCCTATTGAACCAAGGCAGATACAAATCAGCTACGCGCGGGTGCACCAACTTATTGGTCAGCACATCGGCGAAGCCAGAATCAAAGAGATCTTAACGGACCTGGGCATGGGCTTGGCCGAAGAAACTGCGGAGGACCTGCTATTGAATATTCCGGCTTATAAAGTAGACGTGACCCGCGAAGCCGATGTGGTGGAAGAGGTGCTGCGCATTTACGGCTACAACAATATTACCCTGAGCGAGAACCTGGCGGCCAGCTATCTGGCCAAGTTCCCCAACCCGGATCCAGAGGTAACTACAGCCCGTATTGGTGATGCCCTGGCGGCCAACGGCTTTCTGGAGACCATCACCAACTCGCTCACCAACTCCAACTATTACAAAGACGCTGAGGGCAACACTCCGGCCGAACTGGTGCCTATCCTGAACTACAACTCTGAGGACCTGGATGCCATGCGCCTGACATTGGTGTACTCGGGTTTGGAGGTGCTGCGCCACAACATTAACCGCCGCCAGCGCGACCTCAAGATCTTTGAGATTGGCAAGACCTACCGCAAAGACGGCGAGAAATACAAAGAGAACAATTACCTGGCGCTGTTCATGACCGGTAACCGAGCCGCCGAAAGCTGGCAGCAGGCTTCGGCCAAGGCCTCTTTCCATGACCTGGCGGGCCAGGTGCAGCAGGTGCTCACGCTTTGCCGTCAGCCTCACTTCACCACCAAGCCCACAGAACACCCTTATTTAGCGGGTGGCGTGACCTACCAGAAAGGCGACGTGACATTGGGCCACATTGGCTTGCTCAAGGAAAGCGTGTGCAAACAGGTAGACGTGAAGGAGCAGGTGTGGTACGCCGAACTGAACTGGGACTACCTGCTGCGCAACTACAAAGACAAGCTGGTGTTTGCCGAGCTGTCTAAATTCCCGGAGGTGCGCCGCGACTTGTCATTGGTGGTGGAAAAAAGTGTATCTTTTGACCAGATTAAGCAGGTGGCCCAGCGCGTGGAGCGCAAGCTGCTGCAAGATGTGAACGTGTTTGACGTCTATGAGGGAGACAAGATTGAGGCCGGCAAGAAAGCCATCGCCATCAGCGTAACCCTGCAGGACCAGAACCAGACCTTAACTGACAAAGTGATAGATTCTACCATGAGCCGTTTGATGCAACAGTTTGAGCACCAGCTAGGAGCCGTAATCAGGAAGTAA
- a CDS encoding DUF1684 domain-containing protein yields MKGFRYIIIIGVLLIMGYLLKDLFFNDESYNLAVQKFRQNKDLTFHSVSRSPLPDTLRRAFTGLKYYEPSRDYEISADFKAEERPEPVAMAMSTGDKEPYFVKGKASFELDGQTHTLTLYQKAGATSDSLFIPFTDQTNGFETYGGGRYLDAIPLGQTIILDFNKAYNPFCAYNPEYACPMPPAENRLKVKIPAGEKEYAKKD; encoded by the coding sequence ATGAAAGGATTCAGATACATTATCATTATCGGCGTGCTGCTCATTATGGGTTACCTGCTCAAGGACCTGTTTTTCAACGATGAAAGCTACAACCTTGCCGTGCAGAAATTTCGGCAAAACAAAGACCTCACCTTCCATAGCGTTTCCCGCTCTCCCCTGCCAGACACCTTGCGCCGCGCCTTTACCGGGTTAAAGTATTATGAACCCTCCCGGGACTATGAAATCTCCGCAGACTTTAAAGCAGAAGAGCGCCCCGAACCCGTAGCCATGGCCATGAGCACCGGCGACAAGGAACCTTATTTCGTAAAAGGCAAGGCCTCCTTTGAGCTGGACGGCCAGACCCACACCCTTACCCTTTACCAGAAAGCCGGCGCTACCTCAGACAGCCTTTTCATCCCCTTCACCGACCAAACCAATGGCTTCGAGACCTACGGCGGCGGCCGTTACTTAGACGCTATTCCTCTCGGCCAGACGATTATCCTGGACTTCAACAAGGCCTACAATCCCTTCTGTGCCTACAACCCAGAATACGCCTGCCCCATGCCACCTGCTGAGAATCGCCTTAAGGTGAAGATTCCGGCTGGTGAGAAGGAATATGCTAAGAAGGATTAG
- a CDS encoding hydrogen peroxide-inducible genes activator: MTLTQLEYLLAVDTYRHFATAAEKCFVTQPTLSMQIQKLEEELGVQVFDRSRVPVRPTELGIEIILQARVTVAEFKKIEELVKVQRDGIGGELRIGVIPTLAPYLIPLFITDFIQKYPQVHVVIQELVTSSIVEKLRLELLDVGLLVTPLNDKTMVEVPLFYEAFVGYLHPSHALAKQKTITAEEIDPADLWLLNEGHCFRSQVLQLCNRAKSTRNVHLDYESGSLETLKRIVETQSGMTLLPELSVQELSEEKKAMVRPFAEPQPLREVSLVVHRSFLKKRMIEALRDEIVGHLPAGLRERNPVRVVKIK; this comes from the coding sequence ATGACGCTTACCCAACTGGAATACCTGCTAGCCGTTGACACTTACCGCCACTTCGCCACGGCCGCCGAAAAGTGTTTTGTGACGCAGCCTACCCTGAGCATGCAGATCCAGAAACTGGAGGAAGAACTTGGCGTGCAGGTATTTGACCGCAGCCGCGTGCCGGTGCGCCCCACTGAACTGGGCATTGAGATCATTCTGCAGGCGCGCGTGACGGTGGCTGAGTTCAAGAAGATTGAGGAACTGGTCAAGGTACAGCGCGACGGCATTGGCGGAGAACTCAGGATTGGCGTCATCCCTACCCTGGCCCCCTACCTAATCCCGCTGTTCATCACCGACTTTATTCAGAAATACCCGCAGGTGCACGTGGTCATTCAGGAACTGGTAACCAGCAGCATTGTAGAGAAACTAAGGCTGGAGCTATTGGATGTGGGCCTTTTGGTGACGCCACTCAATGACAAAACCATGGTGGAGGTGCCGCTTTTCTATGAGGCCTTCGTGGGCTACCTTCACCCCTCACACGCGCTGGCCAAACAGAAAACCATCACCGCCGAGGAAATTGACCCCGCCGATTTATGGCTGCTCAATGAGGGCCACTGCTTCCGGAGCCAGGTACTGCAGCTCTGCAACCGCGCCAAAAGCACGCGCAACGTGCACTTAGATTATGAAAGCGGCTCCCTGGAAACCCTTAAACGTATTGTAGAAACCCAGAGCGGTATGACTCTGCTACCCGAACTATCGGTGCAGGAACTGTCTGAGGAGAAGAAAGCCATGGTACGGCCCTTCGCGGAGCCGCAGCCCTTGCGGGAAGTGAGCCTGGTAGTGCACCGCAGTTTTTTGAAGAAACGCATGATTGAGGCGCTGCGCGATGAGATTGTGGGCCACCTGCCAGCCGGACTGCGTGAACGGAACCCTGTGCGGGTGGTAAAAATCAAGTAA